A stretch of Bordetella genomosp. 13 DNA encodes these proteins:
- a CDS encoding GatB/YqeY domain-containing protein: protein MSTATLKTRLSDSVKDAMRAKDSARLATLRFLLAAVKQKEVDERRDLTDGEITAIIEKQVKQRRESIAAFEQAGRTETADQEKAEVAVLQEFLPQAASPEEIAAAIDAALAEVAAQGVSGAPAMGKAMAILKASLAGKADMSAVSQQLKARLS, encoded by the coding sequence ATGAGCACTGCCACGCTCAAGACCCGTCTGTCCGACTCCGTCAAGGACGCCATGCGCGCCAAGGACAGCGCCCGGCTGGCCACCCTGCGCTTTCTGCTGGCCGCGGTGAAGCAGAAGGAAGTGGACGAGCGCCGCGACCTGACGGACGGCGAGATCACGGCCATCATCGAAAAGCAGGTGAAGCAGCGCCGCGAGTCGATCGCCGCCTTCGAACAGGCCGGCCGCACCGAAACGGCCGATCAGGAAAAGGCCGAGGTCGCCGTGCTGCAGGAGTTCCTGCCGCAGGCTGCCAGCCCCGAGGAAATCGCCGCCGCCATCGATGCGGCCTTGGCCGAAGTGGCCGCACAGGGCGTCAGCGGCGCGCCCGCCATGGGCAAGGCCATGGCCATCCTCAAGGCCTCGCTGGCCGGCAAGGCCGACATGTCCGCCGTGTCGCAACAGCTGAAGGCGCGCCTGTCCTGA
- the dinB gene encoding DNA polymerase IV: MDAFYASVEQRDRPELRGLPVVVAWTGPRSVVCAASYEARRYGVHSAMSAMRAERLCPGAVFVPPDFNRYRAVSRQVREIFARHTDLVEPLSLDEAYLDVTANKRGLATATEVAQAIRAEIRAETDLTASAGVAPNKFLAKIASDWNKPDGLFVIRPHRVLEFLQDLPVRKIPGVGKVTQGRLETLGIRTVGDLRQRAPAELELHFGRYGYRLHELAHGIDEREVEPDQVAQQVSAETTFSTDLRLDELGETLDRLALKVWEQGRRKGMMGRTIVLKLKTDRFRILTRSLTQPQSPASVEELAAVARALCARVLLPANTRYRLAGVGMSNFADPQEEGRQPDLFAHIPDLSR; the protein is encoded by the coding sequence ATGGACGCCTTCTACGCCTCGGTCGAGCAGCGCGATCGCCCCGAGCTGCGCGGCCTGCCGGTCGTCGTGGCCTGGACCGGACCCCGTTCGGTGGTGTGCGCGGCCTCGTACGAGGCGCGACGCTATGGCGTGCATTCGGCGATGTCCGCGATGCGCGCGGAGCGGCTGTGCCCCGGCGCCGTGTTCGTGCCGCCCGACTTCAATCGCTATCGCGCCGTGTCGCGCCAGGTGCGCGAGATCTTCGCCCGCCACACCGACCTGGTCGAACCGCTGTCGCTGGACGAGGCCTATCTCGACGTGACGGCCAACAAGCGCGGCCTGGCCACGGCCACCGAGGTGGCGCAGGCCATCCGCGCGGAGATCCGTGCCGAAACTGACCTGACGGCCTCGGCCGGCGTGGCGCCCAACAAGTTCCTGGCCAAGATCGCGTCCGACTGGAACAAGCCCGACGGGTTGTTCGTCATCAGGCCGCATCGCGTGCTGGAGTTCCTGCAGGACCTTCCGGTGCGCAAGATCCCCGGCGTGGGCAAGGTCACGCAAGGGCGGCTCGAAACGCTGGGCATCCGCACGGTGGGCGACCTGCGCCAGCGCGCGCCCGCGGAGCTGGAACTGCATTTCGGCCGCTACGGCTACCGGCTGCACGAACTGGCGCACGGCATAGACGAGCGCGAGGTCGAGCCCGATCAGGTGGCTCAGCAGGTGTCCGCGGAGACCACTTTCAGCACCGATCTGCGGCTGGACGAATTGGGGGAGACGCTGGACCGGCTGGCGCTGAAGGTATGGGAGCAGGGGCGCCGCAAGGGGATGATGGGGCGCACCATCGTGCTCAAGCTGAAGACCGATCGCTTCCGCATCCTGACTCGCAGCCTGACCCAGCCGCAGTCGCCGGCCTCGGTCGAAGAGCTGGCCGCCGTGGCGCGCGCGCTGTGCGCGCGAGTGCTGTTGCCGGCGAACACGCGCTATCGGCTGGCGGGAGTCGGCATGAGCAATTTCGCCGATCCGCAAGAGGAGGGCAGGCAGCCGGACCTGTTCGCGCACATTCCAGATCTGTCGAGATAA
- a CDS encoding Rrf2 family transcriptional regulator, translated as MQLNRFTDFGLRVMMYLTQCQDRAKPVTIPEIAERFGISRNHLVKVVHFLSQQGWVAATRGKGGGLALARPADTYRVGQMVRVLEHQGPLIDCAEPPCALNGACRLAGALNEALNALVDTLDRHTLADLVVAPTAAAIIKLHRAA; from the coding sequence ATGCAACTGAACCGTTTCACCGACTTCGGCCTGCGCGTCATGATGTACCTGACGCAATGCCAGGATCGCGCCAAGCCCGTGACCATACCCGAGATCGCTGAGCGCTTCGGCATCTCGCGCAATCATCTGGTCAAGGTGGTGCATTTCCTGTCGCAGCAGGGCTGGGTGGCGGCCACGCGCGGCAAGGGCGGCGGACTGGCGCTGGCGCGGCCGGCGGATACCTATCGCGTGGGGCAAATGGTGCGGGTGCTCGAGCACCAGGGGCCGCTGATCGACTGCGCCGAACCGCCCTGTGCGCTGAACGGGGCGTGTCGGCTGGCGGGCGCGCTGAACGAGGCGTTGAACGCGCTGGTCGATACGCTGGACCGCCATACGCTGGCCGACCTGGTGGTGGCGCCGACGGCGGCGGCCATCATAAAGCTGCACCGCGCGGCGTAG
- the hmpA gene encoding NO-inducible flavohemoprotein, with the protein MLSDTVRAQVKATAPVLQVHGETLTRHFYQRLFKGSPHLRQLFNQGHQHNGQQQQALAMAVAAYAQHIDDPSVLMPVLERVAHKHVSLGIRREHYDVVGFHLLASIREVLGEAATDQLVDAWAQAYGQLVDVLAGLEASMYASAVAREGGWTGWRAFRVVGKVPESAEITSFYLSPADGGPVPDYLPGQYLSVRVFVPELGIMQPRQYSLSDAPGTGRLRISVKRESAASGRPAGQVSNLLHDRYDEGDILDVAPPQGEFTLDVEGTNPIVLISGGVGLTPMMSMLNTVAARRDGRQVRFIHGCREGSVHAMREHLSSLTGRLPNVRSKVFYERVGPADRQGVDYHHAGRIDLHAIRDDVLLDDADYYLCGPVPFMQAQRQALRDLGVAPERIHAEVFGTGGMDA; encoded by the coding sequence ATGCTCAGCGATACCGTCCGCGCCCAGGTCAAGGCCACGGCGCCCGTCCTCCAGGTTCATGGAGAGACCTTGACGCGTCACTTCTACCAGCGTCTGTTCAAGGGCAGCCCGCATCTGCGGCAGTTGTTCAACCAGGGCCATCAGCACAACGGCCAGCAGCAGCAGGCGCTGGCGATGGCGGTGGCGGCCTATGCGCAGCACATCGACGACCCGTCCGTGCTGATGCCGGTGCTGGAACGCGTGGCGCACAAGCACGTCAGCCTGGGCATCCGGCGCGAGCACTACGACGTCGTCGGCTTCCATTTGCTGGCCTCCATCCGCGAAGTGCTGGGCGAGGCGGCCACCGACCAACTGGTCGATGCCTGGGCGCAGGCCTATGGGCAACTGGTGGACGTGCTGGCCGGCCTGGAGGCTTCGATGTATGCCAGTGCGGTGGCGCGCGAGGGCGGCTGGACGGGCTGGCGCGCCTTCCGCGTGGTGGGCAAGGTGCCCGAGAGCGCCGAGATCACGTCCTTCTATCTGTCGCCGGCCGACGGCGGCCCGGTGCCCGACTATCTGCCTGGCCAATACCTGTCGGTGCGCGTCTTCGTGCCGGAGCTTGGCATCATGCAGCCCCGCCAATACAGCCTTTCCGATGCCCCCGGCACTGGCCGGCTGCGCATCTCCGTCAAGCGCGAGAGCGCGGCCAGCGGCCGTCCCGCCGGCCAGGTCTCGAACCTGCTGCACGATCGCTACGACGAGGGCGACATCCTGGACGTGGCGCCGCCACAGGGCGAGTTCACGCTGGATGTGGAAGGCACCAACCCGATCGTGCTGATCAGCGGCGGGGTGGGCCTGACGCCGATGATGTCCATGCTCAACACCGTGGCGGCGCGCCGCGACGGCCGCCAGGTGCGCTTCATCCATGGCTGCCGCGAAGGGTCGGTGCACGCCATGCGCGAGCATCTCAGTTCGCTGACCGGGCGCCTGCCCAACGTGCGCAGCAAGGTGTTTTACGAGCGCGTGGGCCCGGCGGACCGCCAGGGCGTGGACTATCATCACGCCGGCCGCATCGACCTGCATGCCATCCGCGACGACGTGCTGCTGGACGACGCTGATTACTACCTCTGCGGCCCCGTGCCGTTCATGCAGGCGCAGCGCCAGGCGCTGCGCGACCTGGGCGTGGCGCCGGAGCGCATCCATGCCGAAGTGTTCGGCACCGGCGGCATGGACGCGTAA
- a CDS encoding D-amino acid dehydrogenase, with amino-acid sequence MRICVVGAGVVGVTSAYFLARDGHEVVLADARPRPAELASYANGGQLSYSYVAPLAGPGVLSSVPGYLLHSDSPLRFRPRLDPHQWRWCLQFVAACRASVAQASTAQLQALAYLSRDTLHALLRHEPLEFGHVRNGKLIVYRDPAMLDKARALAAYQATLGARQQVLDAEGTLALEPALAGMGSALAGAVYTPGEEAGDCLRFTEGLYERFCKLPGATGSLGNPVHGLVRRGGRIAAVRTEAGEIEADAVVLATGLGTRALLRPLGGDVPIYPLKGYSLSVPLAAEDRTAPAISVTDYQRRIVYARIGSVLRIAAMVDIGAEAGIDPARIALLKRQVREAFPTLDLDQAVAWAGQRPATPGGKPLIGRSRVASNLWLNVGQGALGFTLACGSAALLTALMDDAPPPLDPGPFAP; translated from the coding sequence ATGCGTATCTGCGTCGTCGGAGCCGGTGTGGTGGGCGTGACATCGGCATATTTCCTGGCCCGCGACGGTCATGAGGTGGTGCTGGCCGATGCGCGGCCGAGGCCGGCCGAGCTGGCCAGCTATGCCAACGGCGGCCAATTGAGCTATAGCTACGTGGCCCCGCTGGCGGGTCCGGGCGTGCTGTCGAGCGTGCCCGGCTATCTGCTGCACAGCGATTCTCCGCTGCGTTTCCGGCCGCGGCTGGATCCGCATCAATGGCGTTGGTGCCTGCAATTCGTGGCGGCCTGCCGGGCTTCGGTGGCCCAGGCTTCGACGGCGCAGCTGCAGGCGCTGGCCTATCTCAGCCGCGACACGCTGCATGCGCTGCTGCGGCACGAGCCGCTGGAGTTCGGCCACGTGCGCAACGGCAAGCTCATCGTCTATCGCGATCCCGCCATGCTGGACAAGGCGCGTGCGCTGGCCGCCTACCAGGCCACGCTGGGCGCCCGGCAGCAGGTGCTGGATGCGGAGGGCACGCTGGCACTGGAGCCTGCGCTGGCCGGCATGGGTTCCGCGCTGGCGGGGGCGGTCTACACGCCCGGGGAAGAGGCGGGCGACTGCCTGCGGTTCACCGAAGGCCTGTACGAGAGATTCTGCAAACTGCCTGGCGCCACCGGCAGCCTGGGCAATCCGGTGCATGGCCTGGTGCGCCGTGGCGGCCGCATCGCGGCCGTGCGTACCGAGGCCGGCGAGATCGAAGCCGATGCCGTGGTGCTGGCCACGGGGCTGGGCACGCGCGCGCTGCTGCGTCCGCTGGGCGGCGACGTGCCCATCTATCCGCTCAAGGGGTATAGCCTCAGCGTGCCGCTGGCGGCCGAAGACCGCACGGCGCCCGCCATCAGCGTGACGGACTATCAGCGCCGCATCGTGTATGCGCGCATCGGTTCCGTACTGCGCATTGCCGCCATGGTCGATATCGGCGCGGAGGCGGGCATCGATCCCGCGCGCATCGCGCTGTTGAAGCGCCAGGTGCGAGAGGCGTTTCCCACGCTGGACCTGGACCAGGCCGTGGCCTGGGCCGGGCAGCGCCCGGCCACGCCGGGCGGCAAGCCGCTGATCGGACGCAGCCGGGTGGCGTCGAACCTGTGGCTGAACGTCGGGCAGGGCGCGCTGGGGTTCACGCTGGCGTGCGGCAGCGCGGCGCTGCTGACGGCGCTGATGGACGACGCGCCGCCGCCGCTGGATCCGGGGCCGTTCGCGCCTTGA
- a CDS encoding PaaI family thioesterase produces MASTPTDYFGLTIPLMELLGLVPQHVDADSARTFLPWRVELTNSRGDIHGGTLMSVLDFTLSAAARGLDRELGMATIDMNTTFLSPGRGDLSFSARCLRRGKSIAFCEGEARDAEGTLVARATATFKAVRRRPGGD; encoded by the coding sequence ATGGCTTCCACCCCCACCGATTACTTCGGCCTGACGATTCCCCTGATGGAACTGCTGGGCCTCGTGCCGCAGCACGTCGACGCGGACAGCGCCCGTACCTTCCTGCCCTGGCGCGTCGAGCTGACCAACAGCCGCGGCGACATCCACGGCGGCACGCTGATGAGCGTGCTGGACTTCACGCTCAGCGCCGCGGCCCGCGGCCTGGATCGCGAGCTGGGCATGGCTACCATCGACATGAACACCACCTTCCTGTCGCCGGGCCGCGGCGACCTCAGCTTCAGCGCGCGCTGCCTGCGGCGCGGCAAGTCGATCGCCTTCTGTGAGGGCGAGGCGCGCGATGCCGAGGGCACGCTGGTGGCGCGCGCCACCGCCACGTTCAAGGCGGTGCGGCGCCGCCCGGGCGGCGACTGA